A window of Panicum virgatum strain AP13 chromosome 8K, P.virgatum_v5, whole genome shotgun sequence contains these coding sequences:
- the LOC120644286 gene encoding plant UBX domain-containing protein 11-like isoform X1, with protein MKNQKKRECNTRTSQEVTPPTAAPCSPTLSSSSSFSAAATWDPDRPCVMERTINSLTYKGSIPDAINQSRRQKKLFVVYISGEDEASSSLEQSTLVDENVVEVIGRCCIFLHLKQGNVDASQFSAIYPQKSVPSISVIGLNGVMLWNHEGHISSENMKESIEKAWAALHLQETAATLLTASLASRNAEPVNTTTTLLPQGGSATSEDPSVSSSAPYISGASGVAHSAELVSQLPSTTNHDELVEIDEKQGEGSKSDPGGIAVEKIDSACTEVGCDLPISSRSVSMGSSANPEDEDSTPSLKRKNKDDGTCAAVPVVATPSTSSSRGVSTQLLVQQDSVTSSAPDEPVSSSVKSDDIQLSIRMPSGNRLEMKLTKQDVLRKVKNFVDENKGSGLGSYDLSLVYPKRIFSDQDMETTLYELGIQNRHAMIVVPHRQPVQVSRLQSSSSYAGDSSGGGGYFGYLRTIMSYANPLSYLRGNPTTSRPELEPNEGRPSGPWSERRPLPGNRGQEADR; from the exons atgaaaaatcaaaaaaaaaggGAATGCAACACGAGGACTTCTCAGGAGGTTACTCCGCCGACCGCTGCTCCCTGCTCCCCCaccctgtcgtcgtcgtcatctttctccgccgccgcgacTTGGGATCCGGATCGGCCTTGTGTG ATGGAGAGAACAATTAATTCGCTGACATACAAAGGATCTATTCCTGATGCAATTAATCAATCAAGAAGGCAGAAAAAGCTCTTTGTAGTCTACATATCAG GAGAAGATGAGGCTTCGAGTAGTTTGGAACAGTCAACACTGGTCGATGAAAAT GTGGTAGAAGTGATAGGAAGATGCTGCATCTTCTTGCATCTCAAACAAGGCAATGTTGATGCATCCCAGTTTTCAGCTATCT ATCCCCAAAAGTCTGTGCCAAGTATATCCGTGATTGGACTGAATGGAGTTATGCTATGGAATCATG AGGGACATATCAGTTCTGAGAATATGAAAGAAAGTATCGAGAAAGCTTGGGCTGCCCTTCATCTTCAG GAGACAGCGGCAACCTTGTTGACAGCATCGCTTGCTTCAAGAAATGCTGAACCTGTGAATACTACTACTACTTTGCTTCCACAAGGAGGCTCTGCTACTTCAGAAGATCCTTCTGTTTCATCCAGTGCGCCATACATTTCTGGAGCCAGTGGAGTTGCTCATTCAGCTGAGTTGGTGTCACAACTACCTAGTACCACCAACCATGAT GAACTGGTTGAGATAGATGAAAAACAAGGCGAAGGATCAAAATCAGATCCAGGCGGTATAGCTGTTGAAAAGATAGATTCAGCATGTACTGAAGTTGGATGTGATTTGCCTATTAGTTCAAGGAGTGTAAGCATGGGTAGTTCTGCCAACCCAGAAGATGAAGACTCTACACCATCTCTGAAAAGAAAGAACAAAGATGATGGAACTTGCGCTGCAGTTCCTGTGGTGGCAACTCCTAGTACAAGCAGTTCTAGAGGCGTTTCCACCCAGTTGCTTGTGCAACAAGATAGCGTAACTTCTAGTGCCCCTGATGAACCTGTTTCTAGTTCCGTGAAATCAGATGATATTCAGCTTAGCATTCGAATGCCCAGTGGAAATAGACTGGAAATGAAATTGACAAAACAAGATGTTTTAAGGAAAGTGAAGAATTTTGTGGATGAAAACAAAGGCAGTGGGCTTGGCTCTTATGATCTCTCTCTGGTTTATCCAAAAAGAATTTTCTCTGACCAAG ATATGGAAACCACACTATACGAGCTGGGTATTCAAAACCGTCATGCTATGATTGTTGTTCCACATCGGCAGCCTGTTCAGGTATCAAGGCTTCAATCATCGTCATCTTATGCTGGTGACAGTTCAGGCGGTGGGGGATATTTTGGTTACTTGCGAACCATCATGTCTTATGCGAATCCTCTCTCCTACTTGAGGGGAAATCCTACTACGTCAAGGCCAGAGCTAGAGCCAAATGAAG GCCGCCCATCTGGTCCTTGGAGTGAGCGCCGGCCTCTTCCTGGTAACAGGGGCCAAGAAGCTGACAGATGA
- the LOC120644286 gene encoding plant UBX domain-containing protein 11-like isoform X2 gives MSARDTDLYCYFAVWRCVGCQMERTINSLTYKGSIPDAINQSRRQKKLFVVYISGEDEASSSLEQSTLVDENVVEVIGRCCIFLHLKQGNVDASQFSAIYPQKSVPSISVIGLNGVMLWNHEGHISSENMKESIEKAWAALHLQETAATLLTASLASRNAEPVNTTTTLLPQGGSATSEDPSVSSSAPYISGASGVAHSAELVSQLPSTTNHDELVEIDEKQGEGSKSDPGGIAVEKIDSACTEVGCDLPISSRSVSMGSSANPEDEDSTPSLKRKNKDDGTCAAVPVVATPSTSSSRGVSTQLLVQQDSVTSSAPDEPVSSSVKSDDIQLSIRMPSGNRLEMKLTKQDVLRKVKNFVDENKGSGLGSYDLSLVYPKRIFSDQDMETTLYELGIQNRHAMIVVPHRQPVQVSRLQSSSSYAGDSSGGGGYFGYLRTIMSYANPLSYLRGNPTTSRPELEPNEGRPSGPWSERRPLPGNRGQEADR, from the exons ATGTCTGCGCGTGATACGGATTTGTATTGCTATTTTGCAGTCTGGCGGTGCGTGGGTTGTCAG ATGGAGAGAACAATTAATTCGCTGACATACAAAGGATCTATTCCTGATGCAATTAATCAATCAAGAAGGCAGAAAAAGCTCTTTGTAGTCTACATATCAG GAGAAGATGAGGCTTCGAGTAGTTTGGAACAGTCAACACTGGTCGATGAAAAT GTGGTAGAAGTGATAGGAAGATGCTGCATCTTCTTGCATCTCAAACAAGGCAATGTTGATGCATCCCAGTTTTCAGCTATCT ATCCCCAAAAGTCTGTGCCAAGTATATCCGTGATTGGACTGAATGGAGTTATGCTATGGAATCATG AGGGACATATCAGTTCTGAGAATATGAAAGAAAGTATCGAGAAAGCTTGGGCTGCCCTTCATCTTCAG GAGACAGCGGCAACCTTGTTGACAGCATCGCTTGCTTCAAGAAATGCTGAACCTGTGAATACTACTACTACTTTGCTTCCACAAGGAGGCTCTGCTACTTCAGAAGATCCTTCTGTTTCATCCAGTGCGCCATACATTTCTGGAGCCAGTGGAGTTGCTCATTCAGCTGAGTTGGTGTCACAACTACCTAGTACCACCAACCATGAT GAACTGGTTGAGATAGATGAAAAACAAGGCGAAGGATCAAAATCAGATCCAGGCGGTATAGCTGTTGAAAAGATAGATTCAGCATGTACTGAAGTTGGATGTGATTTGCCTATTAGTTCAAGGAGTGTAAGCATGGGTAGTTCTGCCAACCCAGAAGATGAAGACTCTACACCATCTCTGAAAAGAAAGAACAAAGATGATGGAACTTGCGCTGCAGTTCCTGTGGTGGCAACTCCTAGTACAAGCAGTTCTAGAGGCGTTTCCACCCAGTTGCTTGTGCAACAAGATAGCGTAACTTCTAGTGCCCCTGATGAACCTGTTTCTAGTTCCGTGAAATCAGATGATATTCAGCTTAGCATTCGAATGCCCAGTGGAAATAGACTGGAAATGAAATTGACAAAACAAGATGTTTTAAGGAAAGTGAAGAATTTTGTGGATGAAAACAAAGGCAGTGGGCTTGGCTCTTATGATCTCTCTCTGGTTTATCCAAAAAGAATTTTCTCTGACCAAG ATATGGAAACCACACTATACGAGCTGGGTATTCAAAACCGTCATGCTATGATTGTTGTTCCACATCGGCAGCCTGTTCAGGTATCAAGGCTTCAATCATCGTCATCTTATGCTGGTGACAGTTCAGGCGGTGGGGGATATTTTGGTTACTTGCGAACCATCATGTCTTATGCGAATCCTCTCTCCTACTTGAGGGGAAATCCTACTACGTCAAGGCCAGAGCTAGAGCCAAATGAAG GCCGCCCATCTGGTCCTTGGAGTGAGCGCCGGCCTCTTCCTGGTAACAGGGGCCAAGAAGCTGACAGATGA
- the LOC120644286 gene encoding plant UBX domain-containing protein 11-like isoform X3: MERTINSLTYKGSIPDAINQSRRQKKLFVVYISGEDEASSSLEQSTLVDENVVEVIGRCCIFLHLKQGNVDASQFSAIYPQKSVPSISVIGLNGVMLWNHEGHISSENMKESIEKAWAALHLQETAATLLTASLASRNAEPVNTTTTLLPQGGSATSEDPSVSSSAPYISGASGVAHSAELVSQLPSTTNHDELVEIDEKQGEGSKSDPGGIAVEKIDSACTEVGCDLPISSRSVSMGSSANPEDEDSTPSLKRKNKDDGTCAAVPVVATPSTSSSRGVSTQLLVQQDSVTSSAPDEPVSSSVKSDDIQLSIRMPSGNRLEMKLTKQDVLRKVKNFVDENKGSGLGSYDLSLVYPKRIFSDQDMETTLYELGIQNRHAMIVVPHRQPVQVSRLQSSSSYAGDSSGGGGYFGYLRTIMSYANPLSYLRGNPTTSRPELEPNEGRPSGPWSERRPLPGNRGQEADR, from the exons ATGGAGAGAACAATTAATTCGCTGACATACAAAGGATCTATTCCTGATGCAATTAATCAATCAAGAAGGCAGAAAAAGCTCTTTGTAGTCTACATATCAG GAGAAGATGAGGCTTCGAGTAGTTTGGAACAGTCAACACTGGTCGATGAAAAT GTGGTAGAAGTGATAGGAAGATGCTGCATCTTCTTGCATCTCAAACAAGGCAATGTTGATGCATCCCAGTTTTCAGCTATCT ATCCCCAAAAGTCTGTGCCAAGTATATCCGTGATTGGACTGAATGGAGTTATGCTATGGAATCATG AGGGACATATCAGTTCTGAGAATATGAAAGAAAGTATCGAGAAAGCTTGGGCTGCCCTTCATCTTCAG GAGACAGCGGCAACCTTGTTGACAGCATCGCTTGCTTCAAGAAATGCTGAACCTGTGAATACTACTACTACTTTGCTTCCACAAGGAGGCTCTGCTACTTCAGAAGATCCTTCTGTTTCATCCAGTGCGCCATACATTTCTGGAGCCAGTGGAGTTGCTCATTCAGCTGAGTTGGTGTCACAACTACCTAGTACCACCAACCATGAT GAACTGGTTGAGATAGATGAAAAACAAGGCGAAGGATCAAAATCAGATCCAGGCGGTATAGCTGTTGAAAAGATAGATTCAGCATGTACTGAAGTTGGATGTGATTTGCCTATTAGTTCAAGGAGTGTAAGCATGGGTAGTTCTGCCAACCCAGAAGATGAAGACTCTACACCATCTCTGAAAAGAAAGAACAAAGATGATGGAACTTGCGCTGCAGTTCCTGTGGTGGCAACTCCTAGTACAAGCAGTTCTAGAGGCGTTTCCACCCAGTTGCTTGTGCAACAAGATAGCGTAACTTCTAGTGCCCCTGATGAACCTGTTTCTAGTTCCGTGAAATCAGATGATATTCAGCTTAGCATTCGAATGCCCAGTGGAAATAGACTGGAAATGAAATTGACAAAACAAGATGTTTTAAGGAAAGTGAAGAATTTTGTGGATGAAAACAAAGGCAGTGGGCTTGGCTCTTATGATCTCTCTCTGGTTTATCCAAAAAGAATTTTCTCTGACCAAG ATATGGAAACCACACTATACGAGCTGGGTATTCAAAACCGTCATGCTATGATTGTTGTTCCACATCGGCAGCCTGTTCAGGTATCAAGGCTTCAATCATCGTCATCTTATGCTGGTGACAGTTCAGGCGGTGGGGGATATTTTGGTTACTTGCGAACCATCATGTCTTATGCGAATCCTCTCTCCTACTTGAGGGGAAATCCTACTACGTCAAGGCCAGAGCTAGAGCCAAATGAAG GCCGCCCATCTGGTCCTTGGAGTGAGCGCCGGCCTCTTCCTGGTAACAGGGGCCAAGAAGCTGACAGATGA
- the LOC120644288 gene encoding signal recognition particle subunit SRP68-like codes for MSKIVADMEVDSPAAVEEKPAVRFSINVLELMREAQMQHGLRQSDYTRYRRYCSARLRRLYKSLKFLHGRGKYTRRNITELTITDVRYLHIVFYMAERAWSHAMEKKTAGTNAQQRIYMLGRFRKAVKWASLFSQLCSVKGDSRTSLEAEAYASYMKGALFFEQDKNIEAAMINFKNTRAVYEELGKYGSIENQLLCRQRIEEVEPMIDFCSHKLGGSSLQAHELLDTANDLLKAKMEAVLSETRSQQAASMTEFNWLGRRFPITNAKTRVSILKAQQLEKDLNGSATESIAADKKLGIFDKIFSAYHDARSCIRNDLASAGNAENIRDDLNGLDKAVSAVLGLRTIERNQLLVSIAKSKFTKHRDEKNERITKPEELVRLYDLLIQNTTDLTDLVSSGRNKNEEENSFIHEYELKGLAFRAERCFFLAKSYSSAGKRAEAYALFCHARTLTDSALQQLANSPNKALINDLKSLSDSCRSNSCIEHATGIIDEEGVPLKLSKGVSTISLDDKTKENKYLLDMLESYESAIGEPNTKGPCRIAQFPPPFQAVPCNPIVLDMAYNAIEFPSLENRMKKERKGLLSRFWG; via the exons ATGTCGAAGATCGTGGCGGACATGGAGGTCGACTCCCCCGCTGCCGTCGAGGAGAAGCCGGCCGTCAGGTTCTCCATCAATG TGCTGGAGCTCATGAGGGAGGCGCAGATGCAGCACGGTCTCCGCCAGAGTGACTACACACGGTACAG GAGGTACTGTTCTGCGCGACTCAGAAGGTTGTACAAGTCTCTTAAGTTCTTGCATGGCCGTGGTAAATACACCAGGAGGAATATAACGGAGTTAACTATCACAGATGTCAG GTATCTCCACATAGTATTTTATATGGCTGAGAGAGCATGGAGTCATGCCATGGAAAAGAAAACTGCTGGTACAAATGCACAACAGCGTATCTACATGTTGGGTCGATTTAGGAAAGCAGTTAAATGGGCATCTCTATTTTCGCAATTATGTTCTGTGAAAGGAGATTCGAGGACATCTCTGGAAGCTGAG GCATATGCTTCATATATGAAAGGTGCTTTGTTTTTTGAGCAAGACAAGAACATAGAGGCGGCAATGATAAATTTCAAGAATACGAG AGCTGTATATGAAGAGCTTGGGAAGTATGGCAGCATAGAAAATCAACTTTTATGCCGTCAGCGCATTGAAGAAGTGGAGCCTATGATTGATTTCTGTTCACACAAACTTGGTGGATCATCTTTACAAGCACATGAACTCCTAGATACGGCTAATGATCTTCTCAAAGCTAAGATGGAG GCTGTGTTGTCTGAGACAAGGTCACAGCAAGCAGCTTCCATGACTGAGTTTAACTGGCTCGGTCGCAGATTTCCTATTACAAATGCAAAGACCCGTGTCTCCATTTTGAAAG CTCAGCAGCTTGAGAAAGACTTGAACGGTTCAGCCACAGAATCAATTGCTGCTGACAAAAAGCTTGGCATTTTTGATAAAATATTTTCTGCATACCATGATGCTAGGAGCTGCATCCGCAATGATCTG GCTTCTGCTGGCAATGCTGAGAATATAAGAGATGACTTGAATGGTCTTGACAAGGCTGTTAGTGCTGTTTTAGGATTGAGGACTATAGAACGTAACCAGTTACTTGTTAGCATTGCTAAAAGTAAATTTACAAAGCATCGGGATGAGAAAAATGAGAGAATCACAAAGCCAGAAGAACTTGTTCGGCTATATGATCTGCTTATTCAG AATACAACGGACTTGACAGATTTAGTTAGCTCTGGCAGaaacaaaaatgaagaagagaaCTCTTTTATTCATGAGTATGAGCTGAAAGGCTTGGCTTTCAGAGCTGAGAG ATGTTTCTTTTTGGCAAAGTCATATAGTTCTGCTGGCAAAAGGGCAGAAGCATATGCATTATTCTGTCATGCCCGAACTCTCACTGATTCCGCACTGCAGCAGCTTGCAAACAGTCCTAACAAG GCTTTAATCAACGATCTGAAGTCTTTGTCCGACAGTTGTAGATCCAATAGCTGCATAGAACATGCGACAGGTATTATTGATGAGGAGGGTGTTCCTTTAAAACTTTCAAAAGGAGTCTCAACTATTTCACTTGATGATAAAACAAAG GAGAACAAGTATCTTCTTGATATGCTAGAGAGCTATGAATCAGCAATCGGTGAGCCAAATACCAAAGGTCCATGTCGCATCGCGCAATTCCCACCGCCCTTCCAAGCAGTGCCATGCAATCCAATCGTGCTCGATATGGCATACAATGCGATAGAATTCCCGAGCCTCGAGAACCGAATGAAGAAAGAGAGGAAGGGTCTTCTGAGCAGGTTCTGGGGGTGA